A window of the Labrus mixtus chromosome 8, fLabMix1.1, whole genome shotgun sequence genome harbors these coding sequences:
- the LOC132979213 gene encoding chymotrypsin-like elastase family member 3B — translation MELILVLLLVVPTVSGCGVPSVKPDISRVVNGEEARPYSWPWQISLESFFPTCGGTLIAPNWVLTAAHCITFHTYRVVLAEHDMDKEEGPEQFVMVSKMFIHPKWNDNCASCGNDIALLKLEKSAVLNDKVQPACLPQHGATLTHNQPCYVTGWGRLLSGGPRATTLQQAILPVVDHSTCSQSDWWGSSAKTTMVCAGGESKSACHGDSGGPLNCQGRDGKWYVEGVTSFVDGRGCNTPKKPTMFTRVASFIPWISETMAQN, via the exons ATGGAACTGATACTTGTCCTCCTCCTGGTTGTCCCAACTG TGTCCGGTTGTGGTGTACCCAGCGTCAAGCCTGACATCAGCCGTGTTGTGAATGGGGAAGAAGCCCGCCCATACAGCTGGCCATGGCAGATTTCATTGGAGTCTTTCTTCCCAACTTGTGGAGGAACACTTATCGCGCCAAACTGGGTCTTGACTGCTGCACACTGCATCAC GTTCCACACGTACAGGGTGGTTCTTGCTGAGCATGACATGGACAAGGAAGAGGGACCTGAACAGTTTGTAATGGTGTCAAAAATGTTCATCCATCCTAAATGGAACGACAACTGTGCGTCTTGTGG GAATGACATTGCTCTGCTTAAGCTGGAGAAAAGTGCTGTACTAAATGATAAGGTTCAGCCAGCTTGTCTGCCACAGCACGGCGCTACTCTCACCCACAACCAGCCCTGTTATGTCACCGGCTGGGGTCGACTCCTCT CTGGTGGTCCTCGGGCTACCACACTGCAGCAAGCCATACTCCCTGTGGTGGATCACAGTACCTGCAGTCAGAGTGACTGGTGGGGGAGCTCTGCAAAGACAACAATGGtctgtgcaggaggagagagcaagTCAGCATGCCAT GGAGATTCCGGAGGCCCTCTGAACTGTCAGGGCAGAGATGGCAAGTGGTACGTGGAAGGGGTTACAAGTTTTGTGGATGGACGAGGCTGTAATACACCCAAAAAGCCGACAATGTTCACCCGTGTGGCGTCTTTCATCCCCTGGATCAGTGAG ACCATGGCCCAAAACTGA
- the dhx30 gene encoding ATP-dependent RNA helicase DHX30, with the protein MALPGVLLVRLRALCNVTKCIQSGGQTACNWSDALRGYKTNARGFQEHDTPYLQRKRGNVGPNLLKEFPDPKGLLNNIISRSLGVNDLSQFIQYSCSEHAGVKKAVVTLQWPCKIEEVGHASKKTDAERLAAAAACLKLREMGVIGPNNQLPGRRSGRQGGELQSALHGDELDSTEMVQIPRWKEEREEQWKVDEKEKQWFPPEDTCDISDALCMFPQPKSLLTRVIQVATSSHRIRELIQFKTSGGSMKSCELTLHWPEEMKFSATAKNRLTAERRAAALACMKLKELELLDKDNNPLTHAKYHREMVREAGERDRRPLSLEVPEYLEEQMREYLAQYPVATEVQRLWEEEEARGQQSVNQDEEEEEDVVTDAITGRPYRPLSEHEAQQLNSHLLEDWERANPGLSVELPVDAHRQRVVSKVQSSRVVVIDGETGCGKTTRIPRFLLEECVRSGDGAKCNILVTQPRRISAVSVAQRVAHEMGPALKHSVGYQVRLESRPPEHSGGALLFLTVGVLLKKLQSNPSLKGISHVVVDEVHERDINTDLLLALLRSSMKENPDLRVVLMSATGDKDRLAQYFGGCTVVKVPGFMHPVKDRYLEDVLRLLGRPLPVQQINNDNKQRGREELSPDVDLVADLIEHIDKHGEPGAVLCFLPGWQDIRAVQEKLEARRHFSSRSHMILPLHSSLSVSDQQAVFQRPQVGQRKIVLTTNVAETSITIDDIVHVVDAGTHKQQNYDTHTKVSCLDTVWISRSNVTQRKGRAGRCQPGQSYHLFPRNQLETMSPFPIPEILRTPLESLVVQAKIHSPNGKAVDFLSQVLDSPEKQAVRDAVRNLQDIGVLDKTETLTPLGERVSRMSCDPRLGKVLVLSAMFRCVLPLLSVAACLTRDPFHNSLQNRGLVGKAKEALSGSSFCDYLVFSRAVLGWRKIQYEADREDRDAYVHKHSLSWFSLRFINGLISQFSENLHDAELVSRANDCQRYTSLYNEHSNQDELLKAVLLAGLYPNLIQVKKGVVNKGRFRPDGISLRTFSGPVVLHRSSVNRGKAELPSRWLTFFSAVKSSGNVFIRDSSTVHPLALLLLTDCDITETVNGDRVEVSLHGRSLVRCELSVAAWELLWELRTSIQTMLYRNLSHPSNAVNNATQDGELISLLVELLNNTESNPFTPNHNSDSEVD; encoded by the exons ATGGCGCTACCCGGTGTTTTACTCGTGCGACTGAGAGCGCTGTGCAATGTCACAAAATGTATTCAGTCAGGAGGCCAAACTGCGTGTAACTGGAGCGATGCGTTGCGTGGGTATAAGACGAACGCACGGGGCTTCCAGGAACACGACACGCCGTATTTACAGAGAAAACGAG GTAACGTGGGTCCGAACCTTTTGAAGGAGTTTCCAGATCCTAAAGGTCTCTTGAATAATATCATCTCCCGTTCACTTGGAGTCAACGATCTGTCTCAGTTCATCCAGTACAGCTGCTCAGAACATGCAGGGGTTAAg aAAGCTGTTGTCACACTACAGTGGCCCTGCAAGATTGAAGAGGTTGGTCATGCCTCCAAGAAGACCGACGCAGAACGACTTGCGGCTGCTGCTGCGTGTCTCAAGCTAAGG GAAATGGGTGTCATTGGTCCAAACAATCAGCTACCCGGGAGGAGATCTGGCAGGCAGGGAGGGGAGTTACAATCGGCTCTTCATGGTGATGAGTTGGACTCGACGGAAATGGTCCAAATTCCTAGatggaaagaagagagagaagagcagtgGAAAGTGgatgagaaagaaaagcagtGGTTTCCCCCTGAAGACACCTGTGACATCTCTGACGCTCTCTGCATGTTCCCTCAACCCAAATCTCTCCTCACCAGGGTGATCCAAGTGGCCACATCATCCCACAGAATCAGG GAGCTGATTCAGTTCAAAACAAGCGGAGGGAGTATGAAGAGCTGTGAGCTGACCCTGCACTGGCCGGAGGAGATGAAGTTCTCAGCCACAGCCAAAAATCGACTGACGGCGGAAcgcagagctgcagctctggcCTGCATGAAACTGAAG GAGCTAGAGCTGCTGGATAAAGACAACAACCCGCTTACTCATGCAAAATACCACAGAGAGATGGTGAGGGAGGCCGGAGAGCGAGACAGACGGCCACTCTCCCTGGAAGTCCCAGAGTACCTGGAGGAACAAATGAGGGAGTACCTCGCACAG TACCCAGTGGCAACAGAAGTACAAAGGCTttgggaggaggaagaggcgaGAGGACAGCAGTCAGTGAAccaggatgaggaagaggaggaggatgtggtgACGGACGCTATCACAGGTAGACCGTACAGGCCCCTGTCTGAACACGAGGCCCAGCAGCTCAACAGCCACCTGCTGGAGGACTGGGAGAGGGCAAACCCCGGGCTTAGTGTGGAGCTCCCAGTGGATGCCCATCGTCAGCGCGTGGTGTCGAAGGTTCAGTCCTCCAGGGTGGTTGTGATCGACGGCGAAACCGGATGTGGGAAAACGACTCGGATACCTCGCTTCCTGCTGGAGGAGTGCGTGAGAAGCGGCGATGGGGCCAAGTGCAACATCCTGGTGACCCAGCCTCGCCGGATCAGCGCCGTGTCCGTTGCCCAACGTGTTGCTCATGAGATGGGACCAGCTCTAAAACACTCTGTGGGATATCAG GTAAGACTTGAGAGCCGTCCACCAGAGCACAGTGGAGGAGCCTTGCTTTTCCTCACAGTGGGTGTCCTCCTGAAGAAGCTGCAGTCAAACCCCTCCCTGAAGGGAATCAGCCATGTGGTGGTAGACGAAGTTCACGAGAGAGACATCAACACGGACCTGCTGCTGGCTCTACTGCGCTCCAGCATGAAAGAGAACCCTGACCTACGAGTGGTGCTAATGAGCGCTACAGGGGACAAAGACAGGCTGGCCCAGTACTTCGGAGGCTGCACAGTCGTGAAAGTTCCCGGGTTTATGCACCCAGTAAAGGACAGATACTTGGAGGATGTGCTGAGACTGTTAGGACGCCcactgcctgtccaacagataAATAACGACAACAAGCAG agaggacgagaggagcTTTCACCAGACGTAGATTTAGTAGCTGATTTGATCGAACACATCGACAAGCATGGAGAGCCAG GTGCAGTGTTATGTTTCCTCCCTGGATGGCAGGACATCAGGGCGGTCCAGGAGAAACTGGAGGCCAGACGTCACTTTTCCTCCCGCTCACACATGATCTTGCCGT TGCATTCTAGTTTATCAGTGTCAGACCAGCAGGCGGTGTTCCAGCGCCCCCAAGTGGGCCAGAGGAAGATTGTGCTCACCACTAACGTTGCTGAGACCTCCATCACCATCGACGATATCGTCCATGTGGTGGATGCAGGGACTCACAAACAACAGAAttatgacacacacactaag GTCTCCTGTCTGGACACAGTCTGGATTTCTCGCTCTAACGTTACCCAAAGAAAAGGGAGAGCAGGGCGATGTCAGCCGGGGCAATCCTACCACCTTTTCCCAAGGAACCAGCTGGAAACCATGAGTCCCTTCCCCATCCCAGAGATCCTCCGAACCCCACTGGAGAGTTTAGTTGTGCAAGCCAAGATCCACAGTCCTAACGGCAAG gctgtAGATTTCTTATCCCAAGTGCTGGACAGTCCAGAGAAGCAAGCTGTGAGAGATGCCGTCCGAAATCTACAAGACATCG GAGTTCTGGACAAGACCGAAACCCTGACGCCTTTAGGAGAGCGTGTCTCCCGCATGTCATGTGACCCTCGTCTGGGCAAAGTGCTGGTCCTGAGTGCCATGTTCAGATGTGTTCTGCCCCTTCTGTCTGTGGCCGCATGTCTGACCAGAGATCCTTTTCACAACAGCCTGCAGAACAGAGGACTAGTCGGCAAG GCGAAAGAGGCTCTGAGCGGCTCCAGCTTCTGTGACTACTTGGTGTTCTCCAGAGCCGTGTTGGGCTGGAGGAAAATTCAGTACGAGGccgacagagaggacagagatgCATATGTGCACAAACACTCTCTGTCCTGGTTCAGCCTGAGATTTATCAACG GTCTCATCTCTCAGTTCAGTGAGAATCTGCATGACGCCGAGCTGGTGTCTCGCGCCAATGACTGCCAGCGTTACACGTCGCTCTACAACGAGCACAGCAACCAGGATGAGCTGCTGAAAGCTGTGCTGCTGGCTGGACTCTATCCAAACCTCATTCAG gtgaAGAAAGGTGTCGTGAACAAAGGACGCTTCCGCCCCGACGGCATTTCTTTACGCACATTCAGTGGACCTGTAGTCCTCCACCGCTCCTCAGTGAACAG AGGAAAAGCGGAGCTCCCCAGTCGCTGGTTGACCTTCTTTAGTGCCGTCAAGTCCAGCGGGAATGTTTTCATCAGAGACTCTTCGACTGTCCATCCACTcgccctgctgctgctcacagactgtgacatcacagagacag
- the wrnip1 gene encoding ATPase WRNIP1, translating to MASEMTSTAPDSVQCPVCLKDLEPSSINRHLDVCLLGTSTLSIPSTTDESEPPLKKSRISGEAVSPRPGVNRPSANSPPSSSSSASVSATPSSSSVFSLFQANKSKVQSQSERNGVLLGKQNEVSAVNKRVKRNLQIDSEPEGTTEKSQLSGSVGPIVKASHKIPPRSLLTMDKPLAETLRPHTLEEYFGQNKVVGQETLFRSLLESQEIPSLILWGPPGCGKTTLAHIISSTSKKKGTARFVTLSATNASVNDVREVIKQAQNELRLCKRKTILFVDEIHRFNKSQQDTFLPHVECGTIILIGATTENPSFQVNSALLSRCRVLVLERLSVEAMGLILDRAVDTLRIRVQGRHTEDTDQSDEHGSNIFIEQKALDTIAFLCDGDARVGLNSLQLAVQAQVNLARPDSSGHDGSEEIVVKEEHIKEALQRSHILYDKAGEEHYNCISALHKSMRGSHENASLYWLGRMLEGGEDPLYVARRLVRFASEDVGMADPAALPQAVSAFQACHFIGMPECEVILAQCVIYLARAPKSVDVYSAYSNVKTCLRNHKGPLPSVPLHLRNAPTRLMKQLGYAKGYKYNPAFSGPVEQEYLPEELRGVNFFTWTPSGP from the exons ATGGCGAGCGAGATGACATCTACAGCACCGGACTCTGTTCAATGCCCCGTTTGTTTAAAGGACTTAGAGCCTTCCTCAATCAACAGACACCTCGACGTGTGTCTGCTGGGCACCAGTACCCTCAGCATTCCGTCAACAACAGACGAGAGTGAACCTCCTTTGAAGAAATCTCGCATTAGTGGCGAGGCTGTCTCACCCCGTCCTGGTGTCAACAGACCTTCGGCCAACTCACCCCCttcgtcctcttcctccgccTCAGTGTCTGCTACACCGTCatcttcttctgtattttcaCTGTTTCAGGCCAACAAGAGTAAAGTTCAGTCTCAAAGTGAACGCAATGGTGTCCTGTTAGGTAAACAAAATGAGGTGTCTGCTGTCAACAAGCGAGTTAAACGTAATTTACAGATCGACTCTGAGCCTGAAGGTACAACAGAGAAGAGCCAACTCTCTGGATCAGTCGGACCGATCGTGAAGGCTTCACATAAGATCCCTCCGCGGAGCCTTCTGACGATGGACAAGCCTTTAGCGGAGACGCTGAGACCACACACACTTGAGGAGTACTTCGGCCAGAATAAAGTTGTAGGCCAGGAGACACTTTTTCGCTCACTTCTGGAATCCCAGGAAATACCATCTTTGATCCTGTGGGGTCCACCGGGATGCGGAAAG ACCACTCTGGCTCACATCATTTCCAGCACCAGTAAAAAGAAGGGGACAGCCCGTTTTGTGACTCTTTCTGCCACCAACGCGTCTGTCAATGATGTCAGAGAGGTGATCAAGCAAGCACAGAATGAGCTACGACTGTGCAAGAGGAAGACTATCCTGTTCGTTGATGAAATTCACCGCTTCAACAAATCTCAACAG GACACCTTCCTTCCTCACGTGGAGTGTGGGACCATTATTCTGATCGGGGCGACCACAGAAAATCCGTCCTTCCAGGTGAACTCTGCCTTGCTGAGCAGGTGCAGGGTGCTGGTTCTGGAGAGGCTCTCTGTGGAGGCGATGGGATTGATCCTGGACAGGGCTGTAGATACACTGAGGATCAGAGTGCAGGGACGACATACTGAAGATACAGACCAATCAGATGAACATGG gtcaaatattttcattgaaCAAAAAGCCCTGGACACTATAGCCTTTCTTTGTGATGGAGATGCAAGAGTCGGGCTCAACAGCCTGCAGCTGGCTGTTCAGGCTCAGGTGAACTTGGCCCGGCCTGACTCATCAGGACATGATGGTTCTGAGGAAATAGTGGTGAAGGAGGAGCACATCAAAGAAGCTCTTCAGAGGTCCCATATTCTCTATGACAAAGCAG GTGAAGAGCATTACAACTGTATCTCAGCGTTGCATAAGTCTATGAGAGGATCCCATGAGAATGCGTCTTTGTACTGGCTGGGCCGCATGCTGGAGGGCGGCGAGGACCCTCTCTATGTGGCCCGCAGACTGGTCCGTTTTGCCAGTGAGGATGTGG GTATGGCTGATCCTGCCGCTCTTCCTCAGGCTGTGTCTGCTTTCCAGGCCTGTCACTTTATCGGCATGCCTGAATGTGAG GTGATCTTGGCTCAGTGTGTCATCTATTTGGCGCGAGCACCCAAGTCTGTGGATGTCTACAGTGCCTATAGTAACGTGAAGACCTGTTTGAGGAACCACAAAGGGCCCCTGCCTTCCGTCCCTCTGCACCTTCGCAACGCCCCCACCAGGCTGATGAAACAACTGGGCTACGCTAAAGGCTACAAATACAACCCGGCCTTCAGTGGCCCTGTGGAGCAGGAGTACTTACCTGAGGAGCTGCGGGGTGTAAACTTCTTCACTTGGACACCTTCAGGCCCCTGA